One segment of Mycolicibacterium sp. YH-1 DNA contains the following:
- a CDS encoding AMP-binding protein, producing the protein MPVGETTILDLLCERAGLQGDDAAVTFIDYEQDWNGVSESLTFAQLYRRTLSVARDLKQCGSAGDRAVILAPQGLDYMVAFLGAMQAGLIAVPLSVPLGGVSDERVSSVLGDASPSVILTTSPVGGAVAEYVRSESGASTPSIVEVDLLDYATPAGSFAGGESRTDTAYLQYTSGSTRQPAGVMMSHRNLMANFEQVMSGYFADYGGLAPPGATIVSWLPFYHDMGLYLGVCAPVLSGVTAVLTSPMAFLQRPARWMQLLASNSRAYSAAPNFAFELAARKTTDDDLAGLDLSDVLVIITGSERVHPATLKRFTQRFAPFNLREAVIRPSYGLAEATVYVATDASEEPAAIVRFESEKLSAGTAQRCAGDGGTPLVRYEIPQSPMIRIVDPETRVECPAGTVGEIWVHGDNVAAGYWRKPDATEATFGGRLVASTDGTPEGPWLRTGDLGCVFDGGLFVIGRIKDLLIVYGRNHSPDDIEATIQEISGGRCAAIAVPDGSTEKLVVIIEAALRGGSHQESMDKLSVVKREVTSAIFDSHSLGVADLVLVPRGAIPITTSGKVRRAACVEQYRHGQFDRLDA; encoded by the coding sequence ATGCCCGTGGGGGAGACCACGATTCTGGATTTGCTGTGCGAGCGTGCGGGCTTGCAGGGCGACGATGCGGCGGTCACGTTCATCGATTACGAGCAGGACTGGAACGGGGTCTCGGAGAGCCTCACGTTCGCCCAGCTGTATCGGCGGACGCTGAGCGTTGCGCGGGATCTCAAGCAGTGTGGGTCGGCGGGTGACCGCGCTGTGATCCTGGCCCCCCAGGGGCTGGACTACATGGTCGCCTTTCTCGGTGCGATGCAGGCGGGACTGATCGCGGTGCCATTGTCAGTTCCGCTCGGCGGCGTCAGCGATGAACGCGTGAGTTCGGTGCTGGGGGATGCATCGCCGTCGGTCATTCTGACCACGTCCCCCGTCGGCGGCGCCGTAGCCGAGTACGTCAGGTCCGAATCCGGTGCATCCACGCCGTCGATCGTCGAGGTCGACCTGCTTGATTACGCCACTCCGGCGGGCTCGTTCGCCGGAGGCGAGAGTCGCACGGACACAGCGTATTTGCAGTACACATCTGGTTCGACCCGGCAGCCGGCCGGTGTGATGATGTCGCACAGAAACCTGATGGCCAATTTCGAACAGGTGATGTCCGGCTACTTCGCCGACTACGGAGGCCTCGCTCCGCCAGGCGCCACAATCGTGTCCTGGCTGCCGTTCTATCACGATATGGGTTTGTATCTGGGGGTCTGCGCACCGGTTCTCTCGGGGGTTACCGCTGTGCTCACGAGCCCGATGGCGTTCCTGCAGCGACCGGCCCGGTGGATGCAACTCCTGGCGAGCAACAGTCGCGCTTACTCGGCCGCACCGAACTTCGCGTTTGAGTTGGCGGCGCGAAAGACGACCGACGATGACTTGGCCGGGCTTGATCTCTCCGATGTGCTGGTCATCATCACCGGTAGTGAACGGGTGCACCCGGCAACGCTCAAGCGGTTCACCCAGCGCTTCGCCCCGTTCAACCTGCGTGAAGCGGTGATTCGACCGTCATATGGCCTCGCGGAGGCAACGGTCTATGTGGCGACCGACGCATCCGAGGAGCCCGCGGCCATCGTGCGCTTCGAATCCGAGAAGCTGTCGGCCGGCACGGCGCAACGGTGTGCGGGCGACGGTGGGACGCCGCTGGTCAGGTATGAGATACCGCAGTCACCGATGATCCGCATAGTCGACCCAGAGACACGCGTCGAATGCCCGGCCGGAACCGTTGGCGAGATCTGGGTGCACGGTGACAACGTGGCCGCCGGCTATTGGCGGAAACCTGACGCGACCGAGGCCACGTTCGGTGGACGGCTTGTCGCGTCGACGGATGGCACACCCGAGGGGCCGTGGCTACGCACAGGGGACCTGGGGTGTGTCTTCGATGGCGGCCTGTTCGTGATCGGCCGGATCAAGGATTTGTTGATCGTGTACGGGCGCAACCACTCTCCCGACGATATCGAGGCGACGATTCAGGAGATCTCGGGTGGCCGGTGCGCGGCCATAGCCGTTCCGGACGGCTCCACCGAGAAGCTCGTCGTCATCATCGAAGCCGCGCTGCGGGGTGGGTCCCACCAGGAGTCCATGGACAAGCTCTCGGTCGTCAAGCGCGAGGTGACCTCGGCGATATTCGACTCGCACAGTCTTGGCGTCGCCGACCTAGTTCTGGTGCCGCGCGGGGCGATACCGATCACCACGAGTGGCAAAGTCAGGCGTGCGGCGTGTGTGGAGCAGTATCGGCACGGTCAGTTCGACCGCTTGGACGCCTAG
- a CDS encoding alpha/beta fold hydrolase gives MNLACDDRGQGEPVLFIAGQGGVGRTWDLHQVPAFLDAGYRVITFDNRGVGATATAEGFSTETMVADTAELIERLDVAPVRLVAVSMGAYIAQELMLARPELVRQAALMATRGRHDRMREFCRTAEQDLLDSGVALPPSYEAKRRLLGSFSPKTLNDDKSVRDWIDTFTMWPAKPTPGTRAQYGVAPEHDRLPAYASITARVLVIGFSDDLVMPPHLGAEVAQALPNGSYLEIADTGHLGFLERPQAVNSAILDFFDDGLRGRDERTRPNWRC, from the coding sequence TTGAATTTGGCCTGCGATGACCGTGGCCAGGGCGAACCGGTGCTGTTCATTGCCGGTCAAGGCGGCGTTGGACGCACCTGGGATCTCCATCAGGTGCCAGCCTTCCTGGACGCCGGATACCGGGTCATCACGTTCGACAACCGGGGAGTGGGTGCGACGGCGACCGCTGAGGGCTTCTCAACGGAGACAATGGTCGCCGACACGGCGGAGTTGATCGAGAGGCTCGACGTCGCTCCCGTACGCCTCGTGGCCGTCTCCATGGGTGCATACATCGCACAGGAGCTCATGCTGGCCCGGCCCGAACTGGTGCGGCAGGCCGCGTTGATGGCGACCCGCGGGCGCCACGATCGGATGCGCGAGTTCTGTCGCACAGCCGAACAGGATCTCCTCGACTCCGGCGTTGCTCTACCACCGTCCTATGAGGCGAAGCGTCGTTTGCTTGGCAGCTTTTCACCGAAGACCTTGAACGATGACAAATCCGTTCGAGACTGGATCGACACCTTCACGATGTGGCCCGCAAAACCGACCCCAGGCACTCGCGCCCAGTATGGCGTGGCACCGGAGCACGATCGATTGCCTGCCTACGCATCGATCACCGCACGTGTGCTGGTGATCGGATTCTCTGACGATCTCGTGATGCCCCCGCACCTTGGCGCGGAGGTCGCACAGGCGCTTCCGAATGGGAGCTATCTCGAAATTGCTGACACGGGTCATCTGGGTTTCCTCGAACGGCCACAAGCGGTCAACTCGGCGATTCTTGACTTCTTTGACGACGGCCTCCGGGGACGCGATGAGCGGACGCGTCCAAACTGGCGGTGCTAG